One genomic segment of Panicum virgatum strain AP13 chromosome 2N, P.virgatum_v5, whole genome shotgun sequence includes these proteins:
- the LOC120660998 gene encoding cellulose synthase-like protein E6: MARLFATEKAGGSALYKLHAVTVFAGICLVLCYRATHVPAAGAGRAAWLGMLAAELWFGFYWVITQSVRWCPIRRRTFKDRLAARYGDRLPCVDIFVCTADPQSEPPSLVMATVLSLMAYNYPPEKLNVYLSDDGGSILTFYALWETSAFAKHWLPFCRRYNIEPRSPAVYFADSDNKPNDPRTLEEWSVVKDLYEGMTERIDSVVRSGKVPEEMKVNHKGFSEWNTGGTSKDHHPIVQILIDGKDKGALDSGGNVLPTLVYMAREKRPQYHHNFKAGAMNALIRVSSVISKSPIIMNVDCDMYSNNSDSIREALCFFLDEEMGHKIAFVQYPQNYSNMTKNNIYGNSFSVINQVEFAGLDTWGGPLYIGTGCFHRREILCGRSFNKDYKEDWDQGIKTQHRIDQTEEKAKSLATCTYEHNTQWGNEIGLKYGCPVEDVITGLTIHCRGWESVYNNPPRAAFIGVAPTTISQTILQHKRWSEGNFSIFLSKYCPFFFGHGKIRLPHQMGYCLYGLWAPNSLPTLYYVLIPSLGLLKGTPLFPEIMSPWIMPFIYVFVVKNIYSLYEALTSGDTLRGWWNGQRMWLVKRITSYLYAVIENIRKLLGLSKMGFVVSPKVSDEDESKRYEQEIMEFGTSSPEYVIIATIALLNFVCLVGGLGQILTSGQNMLWNGLLPQIVLCGLLVIINIPIYEAMFLREDRGRIPYSVTLASVGFVMMALFVPIF; this comes from the exons atgGCCAGGCTGTTCGCCACGGAGAAGGCCGGGGGCAGCGCGCTGTACAAGCTCCACGCCGTCACGGTGTTCGCGGGGATATGCCTGGTGCTCTGCTACAGGGCGACGCAcgtcccggcggccggcgcggggagggcGGCGTGGCTGGGGATGCTGGCGGCGGAGCTGTGGTTCGGCTTCTACTGGGTCATCACGCAGTCCGTGCGGTGGTGCCCCATCCGCCGCCGGACCTTCAAGGACAGGCTCGCCGCCAG GTATGGAGACCGGCTGCCCTGCGTGGACATCTTCGTCTGCACCGCAGATCCGCAGTCGGAGCCGCCGAGTCTCGTCATGGCCACGGTCCTCTCGCTCATGGCGTACAATTACCCACCTGAAAAGCTGAACGTGTACCTCTCCGACGACGGGGGCTCAATCCTCACTTTCTATGCCTTGTGGGAGACCTCCGCCTTCGCGAAGCACTGGCTTCCATTCTGCAGGAGATACAACATTGAGCCAAGGTCACCTGCGGTGTACTTTGCAGACTCAGATAATAAGCCTAATGATCCGCGAACCTTAGAGGAATGGTCAGTCGTCAAG GACCTGTACGAAGGAATGACGGAGCGGATCGATTCTGTTGTTAGGTCAGGCAAAGTTCCTGAAGAAATGAAAGTAAATCATAAAGGGTTTTCTGAATGGAATACAGGGGGCACCTCGAAAGATCACCATCCAATTGTTCAG ATCCTGATAGATGGAAAAGACAAAGGTGCACTTGACAGTGGAGGAAATGTGCTACCAACGCTGGTATACATGGCACGTGAGAAGAGGCCTCAGTACCACCATAACTTCAAAGCTGGGGCAATGAATGCTCTG ATAAGGGTATCATCGGTGATAAGCAAAAGCCCTATCATCATGAATGTGGACTGTGATATGTATTCAAACAACAGTGATTCAATCAGAGAAGCACTGTGCTTCTTCCTGGATGAAGAAATGGGTCACAAGATTGCATTTGTGCAATACCCTCAGAACTATAGCAATATGACCAAGAATAACATATATGGCAACTCCTTCAGTGTCATCAATCAG GTGGAGTTTGCTGGTCTGGACACTTGGGGCGGCCCATTATACATTGGCACTGGATGCTTCCACAGAAGGGAGATCCTATGTGGCAGGAGCTTCAACAAGGACTACAAGGAAGACTGGGACCAAGGAATTAAGACACAACATCGAATAGACCAGACTGAAGAGAAAGCGAAGTCATTAGCAACCTGCACCTATGAACATAACACACAGTGGGGAAACGAGATTGGATTGAAATATGGTTGCCCAGTGGAAGATGTTATCACCGGACTAACAATACATTGTAGAGGATGGGAGTCAGTCTACAACAACCCCCCAAGAGCAGCATTTATTGGTGTAGCCCCAACAACAATTTCTCAGACAATACTTCAGCACAAGCGATGGAGCGAGGgtaatttttcaatttttctttcaaaGTACTGCCCCTTCTTCTTTGGACATGGAAAAATAAGGTTACCGCATCAAATGGGCTACTGTCTATATGGTTTATGGGCACCCAACTCGCTACCTACGCTATATTACGTTCTGATCCCTTCCCTAGGCCTTCTCAAGGGCACCCCCTTGTTCCCTGAG ATTATGAGTCCATGGATCATGCCTTTCATATATGTCTTCGTTGTGAAGAATATTTACAGCCTATATGAGGCATTAACATCTGGAGATACATTGAGAGGATGGTGGAATGGACAGAGGATGTGGCTAGTTAAAAGAATAACCTCTTACCTTTATGCTGTCATCGAAAACATTAGGAAGTTGTTAGGATTATCAAAGATGGGGTTTGTAGTTTCACCAAAGGTAAGTGATGAAGATGAGTCGAAAAGGTACGAGCAAGAAATCATGGAATTTGGAACGTCTTCACCAGAATATGTGATCATTGCAACCATCGCATTACTCAACTTCGTGTGCCTAGTGGGAGGGCTAGGTCAAATCTTGACAAGTGGCCAGAATATGTTGTGGAATGGACTTCTCCCCCAGATTGTTCTATGCGGGCTGCTTGTGATCATTAATATCCCAATCTATGAAGCAATGTTCCTCAGAGAGGATAGAGGGAGAATACCATATTCAGTCACACTAGCTTCTGTTGGCTTTGTCATGATGGCTCTCTTTGTACCAATATTTTGA